A window of the Tunturibacter empetritectus genome harbors these coding sequences:
- the trmD gene encoding tRNA (guanosine(37)-N1)-methyltransferase TrmD → MRFDIITIFPDFFAGPFDYGILKRARTTGLVEIATHDLRSFTHDRHRTVDDRPFGGGEGMVLKAQPIYDAVQSLHISPKAERDTSRETVILLSAQGQPFSQSLAQELSTTERVVILCGRYEGVDERVNQLLCDREISIGDYVLSGGELAAAVIVDAVVRLLPGALGNPDSSRFESFGADEVANLPDSADGPPRSTYGSGGLLDYPHYTRPADFMGLMIPEALSGGNHEVIRQWRRRMALKKTLENRPDLLERIEISDEDREILAELRGFD, encoded by the coding sequence ATGCGCTTTGACATCATTACGATCTTTCCCGATTTCTTTGCCGGGCCCTTCGACTACGGGATTCTGAAGCGTGCCCGCACGACGGGTTTGGTGGAGATTGCGACGCATGATCTGCGCAGCTTCACGCACGATCGCCATCGGACAGTGGACGACCGGCCGTTTGGCGGCGGCGAGGGGATGGTACTGAAGGCGCAACCGATCTATGACGCGGTGCAGTCGCTGCACATCTCTCCGAAGGCGGAGCGGGACACGAGCAGAGAGACGGTGATTCTGCTGTCGGCACAGGGGCAGCCGTTCAGCCAATCGCTGGCGCAGGAGCTTTCGACGACGGAGCGAGTGGTCATTCTGTGCGGGAGATATGAGGGCGTGGATGAGCGTGTGAACCAACTGCTCTGCGACCGGGAGATTTCGATTGGCGATTATGTTTTGTCGGGCGGAGAGCTGGCGGCTGCTGTGATCGTCGATGCTGTGGTTCGGCTGCTGCCGGGGGCTTTGGGGAATCCTGACTCATCGCGATTTGAGAGCTTCGGCGCTGATGAGGTTGCGAACCTTCCTGATTCGGCGGATGGGCCTCCGCGGTCTACTTATGGGTCGGGTGGGTTGCTGGATTATCCACACTACACTCGACCAGCGGACTTCATGGGCCTGATGATCCCGGAGGCTCTGTCGGGAGGCAATCATGAGGTGATCCGGCAGTGGCGGAGGCGGATGGCGTTGAAGAAGACGTTGGAGAATCGTCCGGACTTGTTGGAGAGGATCGAGATCTCGGATGAGGACCGGGAGATTCTGGCAGAGCTTCGGGGATTTGATTGA
- a CDS encoding PIG-L deacetylase family protein: MCVTAHPDDECYAFGGALALAADRGVETYVVCLTDGQAATNRGNASDGEALGSMRQEEFRASCEVLGVTHCELMDYMDAQLEFVDLSQASEELVVRMRRFKPDVVITFGGDGGQNTHPDHMITSMVTTAAFHWSGQPNRYPGAGDLHKAQRLYYVTSNFVMRDRQLAMMMPWSVALDIRAVRERKNEAFRRHVSQAPLMEKTKEIFARYGAEEFYALAATTKPQICKLQTDLFEGLS; encoded by the coding sequence ATGTGCGTAACGGCGCATCCAGACGATGAGTGCTATGCCTTTGGTGGGGCGCTGGCGTTAGCGGCGGATCGAGGAGTTGAGACGTACGTGGTCTGCCTGACGGATGGGCAAGCGGCTACAAACCGAGGCAACGCCTCGGACGGAGAGGCGCTGGGGAGTATGCGGCAGGAGGAGTTTCGCGCCTCTTGTGAGGTGCTGGGCGTTACGCATTGCGAGCTTATGGACTACATGGATGCGCAGTTGGAGTTTGTAGATCTGTCACAGGCCTCCGAAGAGCTGGTGGTGAGGATGCGAAGATTCAAGCCGGACGTTGTGATTACCTTTGGCGGAGACGGCGGACAGAATACTCACCCTGATCATATGATCACTTCGATGGTGACGACCGCGGCGTTTCACTGGTCGGGACAGCCGAACCGATATCCGGGGGCGGGAGATCTGCACAAAGCGCAACGGCTGTATTATGTGACGTCAAACTTTGTGATGCGTGACCGGCAACTAGCGATGATGATGCCTTGGAGTGTGGCCCTGGATATCCGGGCTGTGCGCGAGCGAAAGAACGAGGCATTTCGAAGACACGTGTCGCAGGCACCGTTGATGGAAAAGACGAAGGAGATCTTCGCCCGATATGGAGCTGAGGAGTTCTATGCACTTGCGGCTACCACTAAGCCTCAGATCTGCAAATTGCAAACGGATCTCTTCGAAGGTCTGAGCTAG
- a CDS encoding carboxylate-amine ligase, translated as MRPSFTLGIEEEYQTVDPETRDLRSHIATEMLAKGKLRLEERVKAEMHQSVIEVGTRICSNIQVAQEDLFDLRRNMIALAEEHNLLLIAGATHPFADWRVQEIYPDPRYAQVVEDLQLVARANLIFGLHVHVGIEDREAAIRIMNSLRYFLPHILALSTNSPFWLGMETGYKSYRAKVFENFPRTNLPDAFASYSEFESYVNLLIKTNSIDNAKKIWWDVRPHPFFDTVEVRICDIPLRAQESIAIAALIQATACKLWHLHSRNVDYRQYARALLMENKFRAVRYGIDGKMIDFGKQTEVPVRDLILEYLAFIDDVVDELGSRREISYIHTMLAQGTGADRQLKVFRETGSLRAVVDYMAAETRAGL; from the coding sequence ATGCGGCCATCCTTCACGCTAGGCATTGAAGAGGAGTACCAGACAGTCGACCCCGAGACCCGCGACCTGCGCTCCCACATCGCGACCGAGATGCTGGCCAAAGGCAAACTCCGCCTCGAAGAGCGCGTCAAGGCCGAGATGCATCAGTCCGTCATCGAAGTCGGCACCCGCATCTGCAGCAACATCCAGGTCGCCCAAGAGGACCTCTTCGACCTCCGCCGCAACATGATCGCCCTGGCTGAAGAGCACAACCTCCTCCTCATCGCCGGCGCCACCCACCCCTTCGCCGATTGGCGCGTCCAGGAGATCTACCCCGACCCCCGCTACGCCCAGGTCGTCGAAGACCTCCAACTCGTCGCCCGCGCCAACCTTATCTTCGGCCTCCACGTCCACGTCGGCATTGAAGACCGCGAAGCCGCCATTCGCATAATGAACTCGCTTCGCTACTTTCTCCCCCACATCCTCGCTCTCTCCACCAACTCCCCCTTCTGGCTTGGCATGGAAACCGGCTACAAGAGCTACCGCGCCAAAGTCTTCGAAAACTTCCCCCGCACCAATCTCCCCGACGCCTTTGCCAGCTACTCCGAGTTCGAGAGCTACGTCAACCTCCTCATCAAGACCAACTCCATCGACAACGCCAAAAAGATCTGGTGGGACGTCCGCCCCCATCCCTTCTTCGACACCGTTGAGGTCCGCATCTGCGACATCCCACTCCGCGCCCAGGAGTCCATCGCCATCGCAGCGCTCATCCAGGCCACCGCCTGCAAGCTCTGGCATCTCCACTCCCGCAACGTCGATTATCGTCAGTACGCCCGCGCTCTCCTCATGGAGAACAAGTTCCGCGCCGTCCGCTACGGCATCGATGGCAAGATGATCGACTTCGGTAAACAGACCGAGGTCCCCGTCCGCGACCTCATCCTCGAGTACCTCGCCTTCATCGACGACGTCGTCGACGAACTAGGCAGCCGCCGCGAGATCTCTTACATCCACACCATGCTCGCCCAGGGCACCGGAGCCGACCGCCAACTCAAAGTCTTCCGCGAGACCGGCAGCCTCCGCGCCGTCGTCGACTACATGGCCGCCGAAACCCGCGCCGGCCTATGA
- a CDS encoding alpha/beta hydrolase — translation MKQSSPSHSIPALKPLEGETASVSLPEEAITEHTPNELESNPRYIVSEFHSEILPDDRVVSVYLPPQYLEQEKRRFPVFYLNDGQNLFDGRTSYLAGRTWRAHTTADELTLNGEIEPVILVGVANAGIRRMAEYTPTRDFKLGGGEGRSYGRLLVEELKPLIDGSYRTLTDAKNTGLGGSSLGGLISLYLGFMYPEVFGKLAVMSPSLWWDQRSIFNVVDQTRPRPVLSIWLDIGTAEGVRHVRDTDHLERQLIKRGWQTGKDLLYEKVDGAVHDENSWAERFGDVLRFHFPRE, via the coding sequence TTGAAACAATCATCGCCATCTCATTCCATTCCTGCGCTTAAGCCTCTTGAGGGCGAGACAGCGTCCGTCAGTTTGCCCGAAGAGGCGATTACAGAGCATACCCCGAACGAACTGGAGTCTAATCCGAGATACATCGTCAGCGAATTTCATTCGGAGATTCTGCCGGACGACCGGGTGGTTTCGGTTTATCTGCCGCCACAGTATCTGGAGCAGGAGAAGCGGCGCTTCCCTGTCTTCTATTTGAACGATGGGCAGAATCTGTTCGACGGGAGAACGTCGTATCTTGCAGGGCGAACGTGGAGGGCGCATACGACGGCAGACGAGCTGACCCTGAACGGTGAGATTGAGCCGGTCATCCTGGTTGGTGTGGCGAATGCGGGCATTCGGCGGATGGCAGAGTACACGCCAACACGAGACTTCAAGCTCGGTGGGGGCGAGGGGCGGAGTTACGGGCGGTTGCTGGTTGAGGAGTTGAAGCCGCTGATCGATGGCTCCTACCGGACTTTGACTGATGCCAAGAATACGGGGCTGGGAGGGTCGTCGCTGGGCGGATTGATCTCGCTGTATCTAGGTTTTATGTATCCGGAGGTGTTCGGCAAGCTGGCGGTGATGTCGCCTTCGCTGTGGTGGGATCAGCGGAGCATCTTTAATGTGGTCGATCAGACACGGCCGAGGCCCGTGCTAAGCATCTGGCTGGACATCGGCACGGCAGAGGGGGTGCGACATGTGCGGGATACGGACCATTTGGAAAGGCAGTTGATCAAGCGGGGTTGGCAGACGGGAAAAGACCTTCTTTATGAGAAGGTTGATGGGGCGGTTCACGATGAAAACTCGTGGGCGGAGCGGTTTGGCGACGTGTTGCGGTTTCATTTTCCCCGGGAGTGA
- a CDS encoding KH domain-containing protein — MNQATQFPAGDNPVKNMTDLVAEIARALVDDQDSVSVEAIEDGECTAIRLRVAASDVGKVIGKQGRTARSMRTILSAASMKLKHRFSLDIVEEDHPTAP; from the coding sequence ATGAACCAGGCAACCCAGTTTCCTGCAGGGGACAACCCTGTAAAGAACATGACAGACCTTGTAGCAGAGATAGCCCGTGCCTTGGTAGACGACCAGGACAGCGTCTCGGTTGAGGCTATAGAAGACGGCGAATGTACAGCGATTCGTTTGCGGGTTGCTGCCAGCGACGTTGGTAAGGTGATCGGAAAGCAAGGCCGTACGGCGCGTTCCATGCGTACGATTCTCAGCGCAGCCAGCATGAAGCTGAAGCACCGCTTTTCGCTAGATATTGTGGAAGAGGACCACCCCACTGCACCGTAA
- the rimM gene encoding ribosome maturation factor RimM (Essential for efficient processing of 16S rRNA) encodes MTKATTAWIVLAHLLRPQGRKGEVLAELFTDFPERFEEQTRVFLAASGFAGEESEARAAEVVAFWLPVGKNEGRIVLQFAGIDTISDAEVVAGLDVIVPREERRPLDDDSVYISELIGCTVYDGAIAVGVVEDVQFATTADGARRLTDAAPLLEITSLAGDEILIPFVKAFLVAVDTAAKRIEMKLPDGLIEVNRSSGDKS; translated from the coding sequence ATGACGAAAGCCACTACAGCCTGGATTGTGTTGGCACATCTGCTTCGGCCGCAGGGTCGCAAGGGTGAGGTGCTGGCAGAGCTGTTTACCGACTTCCCCGAGCGCTTCGAAGAGCAGACGAGAGTTTTTCTTGCTGCCTCGGGGTTTGCAGGAGAGGAGTCAGAAGCGCGAGCTGCGGAGGTAGTGGCGTTCTGGCTGCCGGTGGGTAAGAACGAGGGACGCATCGTGCTGCAGTTTGCGGGCATCGACACAATCTCAGATGCGGAGGTGGTCGCGGGGCTGGATGTGATCGTCCCACGAGAGGAACGGCGTCCGCTGGATGACGATTCGGTTTACATCAGCGAATTGATCGGTTGCACAGTGTATGACGGAGCGATTGCGGTGGGTGTCGTTGAAGATGTTCAGTTTGCTACGACCGCGGATGGAGCACGCCGGCTTACCGACGCTGCGCCTCTGCTGGAGATCACTTCGCTTGCCGGGGATGAGATTCTTATCCCGTTTGTAAAGGCGTTTTTAGTGGCGGTGGATACCGCGGCGAAGCGCATCGAGATGAAGCTGCCTGACGGTTTGATTGAGGTCAATCGAAGCTCGGGCGACAAGAGTTAA
- the rplS gene encoding 50S ribosomal protein L19 yields MSIHPIMQKLAAKFERTDLPAFAPGDTVRVQVKIREGEKERLQAFEGMVIACRKGAQGSFTVRKMSFGQGVERIFPYNSKVVDKVEKVRSYEVRRSKLFYLRGLRGKAARLREVERAAK; encoded by the coding sequence ATGTCCATTCATCCGATTATGCAGAAGCTGGCCGCGAAGTTCGAGCGGACCGATTTACCCGCGTTCGCCCCTGGCGACACAGTTCGAGTTCAAGTAAAGATTCGTGAAGGCGAAAAAGAGCGTCTGCAGGCGTTTGAGGGCATGGTGATTGCCTGCCGTAAGGGCGCGCAGGGATCCTTTACCGTTCGCAAGATGAGCTTCGGCCAGGGCGTCGAGCGCATCTTCCCGTACAACTCTAAGGTCGTCGACAAGGTCGAGAAGGTTCGCTCGTACGAGGTTCGCCGTTCGAAGCTGTTCTATCTGCGCGGTCTTCGCGGCAAAGCTGCTCGTCTGCGCGAGGTTGAGCGCGCGGCCAAGTAA
- a CDS encoding ribonuclease HII translates to MASIPSTRTLRKVTAATAKQRMLKQLVCSDAPEQALRYYGFQRIAGVDEVGRGALFGPVVAAAVILPECLDELANAGLKDSKQMTREERESLDQQIREMALAVCVAEVDAETIDRVNIYQATRMAMLAAVQGLMMAPDHLLIDAMRLDHPCQQTKLIYGDALSLSIAAASVIAKVHRDALMRELDAVHPGYGLASHKGYGTPEHRRALAEIGPCALHRRSFAPVRGVDPDAELEEAVSTELLFEDADLDAGLEGEWA, encoded by the coding sequence ATGGCCTCGATTCCCTCCACTCGCACTCTCCGAAAGGTGACGGCAGCCACCGCCAAACAGCGCATGCTGAAGCAGCTGGTGTGCAGCGATGCACCGGAACAGGCTCTGCGGTATTACGGCTTTCAGCGCATCGCCGGTGTCGATGAGGTGGGGCGTGGGGCGCTGTTTGGCCCGGTGGTGGCCGCGGCGGTGATTTTGCCGGAGTGCCTCGACGAGTTGGCAAATGCAGGGCTGAAGGACTCCAAACAGATGACACGGGAGGAGCGCGAGTCGCTTGATCAGCAGATACGCGAGATGGCTCTTGCGGTTTGCGTGGCGGAGGTCGATGCGGAGACGATCGACCGGGTGAATATCTACCAGGCGACGCGGATGGCAATGCTGGCGGCGGTTCAGGGACTGATGATGGCTCCGGATCATCTACTGATCGATGCGATGCGACTCGATCATCCTTGCCAACAAACGAAGCTTATCTATGGCGATGCGCTGAGCCTTTCGATTGCTGCGGCTTCAGTGATCGCGAAGGTGCATCGTGACGCGTTGATGCGTGAACTGGACGCGGTGCATCCAGGATATGGGCTGGCTTCGCACAAGGGATATGGGACGCCGGAGCATCGGCGGGCGTTGGCTGAGATTGGCCCTTGCGCTTTACACAGGAGGAGCTTCGCGCCGGTGCGAGGGGTCGATCCTGATGCGGAGCTGGAGGAAGCGGTATCGACCGAACTTCTTTTTGAGGACGCTGATCTGGATGCGGGGCTGGAGGGTGAGTGGGCTTGA
- a CDS encoding esterase family protein: protein MKREYHKWFSPSLGRDMELLVFGHAGYPAVVFPTSCGRFYEFEDRQMVSTLQDKLEHGHLQLYCVDSVDGESWYNRDVPPRWRIARQVQYGNYIINEVVPLIRQMNQYSGIGTIGTSFGGYHAMNIALRHPDIFTGMLSMSGAYDPSNFLRGYYDDDCYFNIPMHYLPNITDSWYLDRYRRNTYVLATGVHDQCWNDNERMAQIFRNKNIPVRLDVWGDNTGHDWPWWQRMLQTYL from the coding sequence ATGAAACGCGAATACCACAAATGGTTCTCACCCTCCCTCGGGCGCGATATGGAGCTGCTCGTCTTTGGACACGCAGGTTATCCCGCCGTCGTCTTCCCCACCTCCTGCGGCCGCTTCTACGAGTTTGAAGACCGTCAGATGGTCAGCACTCTACAGGACAAGCTCGAACATGGTCATCTCCAGCTCTACTGCGTCGACTCGGTCGATGGCGAAAGCTGGTACAACCGCGACGTCCCGCCCCGCTGGCGCATAGCCCGCCAGGTGCAGTACGGCAACTACATCATCAACGAGGTCGTTCCCCTCATCCGCCAGATGAACCAGTACTCCGGCATCGGCACCATCGGCACCAGCTTCGGCGGCTATCACGCCATGAACATCGCCCTCCGCCACCCCGACATCTTCACTGGCATGCTCTCCATGAGCGGAGCCTACGACCCCTCCAACTTTCTCCGCGGCTACTACGACGACGACTGCTACTTCAACATCCCAATGCACTATCTCCCCAACATCACCGACTCGTGGTATCTCGACCGTTACCGCCGTAATACCTACGTCCTCGCCACAGGCGTCCACGACCAGTGCTGGAACGATAACGAACGCATGGCCCAGATCTTTCGCAATAAAAACATCCCCGTCCGTCTCGATGTATGGGGCGACAACACAGGCCACGACTGGCCCTGGTGGCAAAGAATGCTGCAAACTTATCTCTAA
- the rpsP gene encoding 30S ribosomal protein S16 encodes MIRLARVGARKQPHYRIVVIEKDRARNGRSVEVVGTYNPRTNPATVDLKRDRIDYWTGNGAQLSERVGKLMAQKPAETAVAVA; translated from the coding sequence ATGATTCGTTTGGCGCGCGTTGGAGCGCGTAAGCAGCCACATTACCGCATCGTTGTTATTGAGAAGGACCGCGCCCGCAACGGCCGTTCGGTCGAAGTAGTGGGAACGTACAATCCGCGCACCAACCCTGCAACAGTTGATTTGAAGCGCGACCGCATCGACTACTGGACTGGGAATGGAGCACAGTTGTCGGAGCGTGTGGGGAAGCTGATGGCTCAGAAGCCGGCAGAGACAGCAGTCGCGGTTGCCTAG
- a CDS encoding ATP-grasp domain-containing protein encodes MKKIGVLFGMENTFPGALVDRINAMEIESIQAEFLCVGGVQMAAPSGYAVIIDRISHDMPFYRAFLKNAALTGTQIINNPFWWSADDKFFNYALASKLGVAVPKTVLLPHKKFPPQINERSLRNLQFPLDWDGIFDYVGFPAFLKPHDGGGWRDVFHVHNRDEFFHAYDQTRDLCMTLQAAVNFKEYFRCYVVGQTDVRIMPYDPRRPHEHRYVLDPPEYDKKLLKRVEEDALTLCKALGYDLNTVEFAVEDGIPYAIDFMNPAPDADLHSVGKESFDWIVDKVAKLAVKKAQKPTKPELRWAAMLNPKEKSVEKKAIAKKPAGKSAAKKEKI; translated from the coding sequence GTGAAAAAAATCGGTGTTCTGTTTGGAATGGAAAATACCTTTCCCGGCGCCTTGGTCGATCGCATCAACGCGATGGAGATCGAAAGCATTCAGGCCGAGTTCCTCTGTGTCGGCGGCGTGCAGATGGCCGCACCGTCAGGCTACGCGGTCATCATCGACCGCATCTCGCACGACATGCCCTTCTACCGCGCCTTCCTGAAGAACGCGGCCCTCACCGGCACCCAGATCATCAACAACCCCTTCTGGTGGTCCGCCGACGACAAGTTCTTCAACTACGCCCTCGCCTCCAAACTAGGCGTAGCCGTCCCCAAAACCGTTCTCCTCCCCCACAAAAAGTTCCCGCCGCAGATCAACGAGCGCTCCCTCCGCAACCTGCAATTTCCCCTCGACTGGGACGGCATCTTCGACTACGTGGGTTTTCCCGCCTTCCTCAAACCCCACGACGGCGGCGGCTGGCGCGACGTCTTCCATGTCCACAACCGCGACGAGTTCTTCCACGCCTACGACCAGACCCGCGACCTCTGCATGACCCTGCAGGCCGCGGTCAACTTCAAGGAGTACTTCCGCTGCTACGTCGTAGGCCAGACCGACGTCCGCATCATGCCCTACGACCCGCGCCGTCCCCACGAGCACCGCTATGTGCTCGATCCCCCGGAGTACGACAAAAAGCTCCTCAAGCGCGTCGAAGAAGACGCCCTCACCCTCTGCAAGGCCCTCGGCTACGACCTCAACACCGTAGAGTTTGCCGTAGAAGACGGCATCCCCTACGCCATCGACTTCATGAATCCCGCACCCGACGCCGACCTCCACTCCGTCGGCAAAGAGAGCTTCGACTGGATCGTCGACAAAGTAGCAAAGCTCGCCGTAAAGAAAGCTCAGAAGCCAACCAAACCCGAACTTCGCTGGGCCGCAATGCTGAATCCGAAAGAAAAGTCTGTAGAGAAAAAAGCGATCGCGAAAAAACCTGCCGGCAAGAGTGCAGCAAAGAAAGAAAAGATCTAA
- a CDS encoding ScyD/ScyE family protein, which produces MKHSVLIQTHFVAAFAAVALLSPAVQAQLPVDASKATAWVSGLEGPRGLAFGPDGELYIAEAGTGGSNSTVGVCAQPAAPIGPYKGGTTARISKVDSHGTRSTLATGLPSALDGTGAVEGVADVAFLDGKLYAVLAGGGCAHANPDLPNGIVKVDYRSGKWSYVTDLTAFYQEHPAAYVASDFDTAGVPYAMIAHNDKLFVVEANHGVITATTPEGATHQVLDTSLAYGHVVPTSIASNGFNLYVGSLGVFPISPTAASIVTLSKELFFIDTTPGLETKPSELGKFRIANSRAGFTTIVSLKFGHDGLLYALELSDAPGGPAPGNGKVVRLDADGKIVDVVTGLNVPTGMAFGPDHDLYISNWGAGGPGAILRIRIP; this is translated from the coding sequence TTGAAACACTCTGTTCTAATCCAGACCCACTTCGTTGCTGCCTTCGCGGCGGTCGCTCTCCTCTCTCCCGCAGTCCAGGCCCAGCTTCCGGTCGATGCCTCCAAGGCGACAGCCTGGGTGTCCGGTCTTGAAGGGCCGCGTGGTCTCGCCTTCGGTCCTGACGGCGAGCTCTACATTGCCGAGGCGGGCACCGGCGGTTCCAACTCGACTGTCGGTGTCTGCGCGCAGCCCGCTGCCCCCATCGGTCCTTACAAAGGTGGAACCACGGCCCGTATCTCCAAGGTCGATTCGCATGGGACTCGCTCGACGCTGGCGACCGGACTTCCTTCCGCACTCGACGGCACCGGTGCGGTAGAGGGTGTCGCCGATGTCGCCTTCCTCGACGGCAAACTGTATGCTGTGCTCGCGGGCGGCGGCTGCGCCCATGCCAATCCGGACCTGCCCAATGGCATCGTCAAGGTGGACTATCGAAGCGGCAAATGGAGTTATGTAACCGACCTCACGGCCTTCTATCAGGAGCATCCGGCGGCTTACGTTGCCAGCGACTTCGACACCGCAGGCGTGCCTTATGCCATGATCGCGCATAACGACAAGCTCTTTGTCGTCGAGGCCAACCACGGCGTGATCACGGCCACGACACCGGAGGGCGCTACCCATCAGGTACTCGACACCTCCCTGGCCTACGGACACGTTGTGCCCACCTCGATTGCCAGCAACGGCTTCAACCTTTATGTCGGCAGCCTCGGCGTCTTTCCCATCTCACCTACCGCTGCAAGCATCGTTACGCTCTCCAAGGAGCTGTTCTTCATCGACACGACGCCCGGCCTGGAGACCAAGCCGTCAGAGCTTGGCAAGTTCCGCATCGCGAACTCGCGCGCAGGCTTCACGACCATTGTCAGCCTGAAGTTCGGCCATGATGGGCTGCTCTACGCGCTTGAACTGTCCGATGCGCCAGGAGGTCCCGCTCCCGGCAACGGCAAGGTCGTTAGACTGGATGCCGACGGCAAGATCGTCGACGTGGTCACCGGCCTCAACGTACCTACCGGCATGGCGTTCGGTCCCGATCACGACCTGTACATCTCCAACTGGGGGGCAGGGGGCCCGGGTGCGATTCTCCGCATTAGAATTCCATAG